The window ttttgatatttctgaagtttgttcctccatagctttttccattgaaatatgtctattttttaattaactgagtaaaatatttgttgtggaatggagagagtatttgtttcaacgcatgaaggcttgctttgcaatgccttcagttgccttcatttatagaatgaaaaactTTACAATCTTCACACgttttttaaaatgctaaaaaacAAAAAGCTACtaatttaaaaagtcaaaaaagctaGTATAGccttttgaaaattctaagtctaGTAAGTTAAAAAGTCTACATATAGGAACAATAATTACAATTCTTTTACGTAAAGACTAAAAACTTTATACAATAATtcaatatcttgtctccgttgatgtTGTTGTATCTGCTATAATGGAAGAAGAGGATCTTTTTATGGACTTACTTGATCTTTCAATTTTCCTTCCCTAATTTAggcagaaaataaaataaaatgactttAAATACGTCACTTTCTCTTTTGGTATCTTCACACTTACTTTCTTTAACCACCTCTTTTTAGATAATCAAACAATGTATTCTTACACTCCGCTTCATTTCTTTCTTTAACCACCGCTTTTTAGATAATCAAACAATGTATTCTTACACTCCGCTTCATTTCAATATAAAGTACTCTTTATCCAAACTTTTCTAGACATccacatgaaaataataataaagagaaatttaTAAAAACATACAGAATCAACTATGTCTTCTATTTTTAAAGAGACTGATGCCGTTGCTCCAGATAACCAGAATGAAGTTGATActaatgttgttgttattgctgttCCTGGTAATGATGATAGCGAAATGAGATCAAGTTCTGCTCAAAAAGAAGTTGACACAACTTATTTATCTATATTGATTGGTGTGTTAAGTTATGGAAGTGGTCAAGATGATGAATACGATGATGATGCGCAAAGAAAGGCTGATCCTGATGAAGGATTCCTTAAACTCATTAGCAACATTGGAAACTGCTCTGCCTTTAAAGTAAGTTTTTTGTCTCctttgattatttcttttgtCCCCTTTAATTAATTTCACTTTTGATAAATTATCCAGAAATTTTTATTTGCTAATGAGTTTTGTTTTCAATATAATTTATACATTTCATTATGGAGATATAAGTTTCAACAGAGGGGTTTATATCAATTTATAGTAAAACTTTAACCTTATTTTTCTCATGCCTTTCGTGTTCTTCCCATTAAATTTCAGTTTCCAttcaaatattatcaaaaaggattgAATGTAATAATTCTTCTCTTGTAAAATTTTGTAAAAGACAGATTACATGGATCCAGGCTAGACAAAAGAATTCCAatagattcaatattttttatatataattcaaagaTTTCATGGATCCAGGCTAGATTAAAGAATTCCaatgattcaatattttttatatataattcaaagaTTGTTTTTACTTATAAGAAGAAGACTAATTTTTGTCATATAAATTTTTGGTGTTTATGATGTTTTTGTCATTGTTTTAGGCGAGGATTATCAAGCTATTATGATAGATTCATGAATTTAAATGAAGTAAGAAGTGTGAGAGAGATTGAGAAGGAAGAAAGCCCGTTGAACAAGCGAAGATGTTTGACAGCGACACAATGTATAAATAACATGAATATCAATTCTTTTGAAAGTAATTgtactctctcccatttttttaattactttactctctctatgttaatatacataacatagccgacatatacatagcattctatgtatgtgttaaaatttttgtaatatgtttagagagttgagattttttataatattgaaaacataagttgtgtatttgtataatttttagttatattaGATAAATGCCTTATTTGACACTGGTTGATGATAAAAAAGCCCAAAATGCGGGAGTTGAACAAGAGTTTAAATCATCCCCCAGCAGCGCTAGCTTTAACTCCGTCAACTCTACCATGTAGTCATCCATCATTTGACTGGATTACCTTTTGGTCTTGCGTTTATTGTGTGAACAGTCCATTTTCTAAAGTTttgttattttggttttttcttttgtattgtgATGAAATTTTGTTTTTAAGCTCTCAAGGTTCTATTTAtgtttcattttttccttttaagcGGATATGCAAATTATAAGGgacatgaattttttattttttttttttgaaaatttcagaaaaatccGCAGTCGCTACA is drawn from Capsicum annuum cultivar UCD-10X-F1 unplaced genomic scaffold, UCD10Xv1.1 ctg77869, whole genome shotgun sequence and contains these coding sequences:
- the LOC107853617 gene encoding uncharacterized protein LOC107853617; this translates as MSSIFKETDAVAPDNQNEVDTNVVVIAVPGNDDSEMRSSSAQKEVDTTYLSILIGVLSYGSGQDDEYDDDAQRKADPDEGFLKLISNIGNCSAFKARIIKLL